A genomic region of Miscanthus floridulus cultivar M001 chromosome 3, ASM1932011v1, whole genome shotgun sequence contains the following coding sequences:
- the LOC136543864 gene encoding uncharacterized protein produces MAVPNYTYLKLKVLGPNGVITIESTYKHAYDCDVECIEYAEALVEAETLIVNLDRLDSLLPEPKRRARTFKPAEAIKLVPVDPACPDNRALRISATLDIK; encoded by the coding sequence atggcggtccccaactacacctacctcaagctcaaggtaTTAGgtcccaatggcgtcatcacgattgagtccacatacaaacatgcatacgactgcgacgtcgagtgcatcgagtacgccgaggctctcgtggaggccgagaccctcatcgtcaaccttgaCCGACTCGACAGCCTGCTGCCCGAGCCCAAGCGTCGAGCCAGGACTTTcaagcccgcggaggccatcaaactcgtcccagTCGACCCCGCATGCCCCGACAACCGGGCGCTGAGAATCAGCGCcactctcgacatcaaatag